In the Aster yellows witches'-broom phytoplasma AYWB genome, AACACATAAAATTTAGTACGCGATATATTATAATAAAAAGGATATCGAAATAACAAGATATTATGGCAGAAGAACAAAAATCTAATAATTCCAAAATTAATAATTTACTTAAAAATGCTTCAAAAAGCGGCAATCGTGAAGGGTAACCAGATTTTATTATAAGTTTTTTAAATAAACTCGACACTTTAATTTGGATAAATGTTAGAATGGAAAAAAGTAAAATTAAATTACCCAATATATATTAATCAAAATCCAGACTGGAAATTCATGGAAGATTATATTAAAATTTTGAATTATAGTTTTAATTTGAAATCAATAAATCACTAAAAAGATAATAGTTAATTTTTGTTGTATTTTCCAAGAACCATTTTTTAACACTCATAAATATATCCCAAATATTAGTTAATTAAAAAAATAATGAAAATAATTAACAAGATCAACTTATAAAGTTGATCTTGTTTTGTTTTTTTAAAAAAATATAAAAAAACTTATTTATAAATGCTTAAAAATTAGTTTTTAAATTACCTATTTTTTTAAAAAAATTCCACCATTAAGATAAAAAAATCAAAAAATTTTAGTAAAATAATAATTAATAATCGAATTTATTTGTTTTTTCATTTTCTAATATCTCTTAATAATAAATATTTTTTCTAAAAAGTTAAACATTGTATTTATATATTTAAATAATTAAACTAAATTAAACCTTTATTTTCATCTAATAATGTGTTATAATATTTAGGAGTTTTTTATATAAAATTTTTTTTATGTTCTAATTTATCTTTATTTATTGTTGTGGTTTGGGCATAGTTTAATCAAAGGAGTTTTTTTTAGTGTCTTATTTAGTTTTATACAGAAAATACAGACCACAAACTTTTGCAGATGTTGTTGGTCAAGAAATTATTATCCAAACTTTAAAAAATGCCATCAGATACCAAAAAATCAATCATTGTTATCTTTTTAGTGGCAATAAAGGCACTGGAAAAACTACTTTAGCCAAAATTTTTGCCAAAGCCATTAATTGTTTGTCGCCCATTCAAGGAGAAGCGTTTTGTTCTTGTCATTTTTGCCAAAACTTCGCCAAAGCAAACACAGATATCACAGAAATTGATGGAGCTTCTTATAATGGGGTTGACGAAATCAGAGAATTACAGGACAAAGCCCAATACAAAGCTCACGCAGGCAAATACAAAGTCTACATTATTGACGAAGTTCACGTACTTACGCCCAACGCTTTTAATGCTTTGTTAAAAATTTTAGAAGAACCGCCTGAACATGTAGTTTTCATCTTGATTACTACCGAAATTTATAAAATTCCTGACACGATTTTTTCGCGTTCCCAAAGTTTTGCCTTTGAGAATTTGAATCTCAAAAACATCACTGCACAATTAACCAAAATTGCTGCTTTGGAAAATATGTTTATCACTGAAGACGCCATCAAAAGCATTGCTTATCATTCGGAAGGCGGAATGAGAAATGCCCTTAGTTTGTTAGATCAGGTAAGTGCTTATCAAAACAATTTGATCACTTCAGAAGATGTTGCAAATATCAAAGGTACAGTATCTGCTAGCGTTATCAAAAAATTGTTTCAAAATCTACTAAAAAAAGAAGCGACCAAAACATTGCAGCTCCTTCATAAATCAATTGATTCAGGCAAAAATATTGATATTTTAATTTTAGATTTAATTGATGCTATCAAAGATTATTTAATTTGCAATGCCAAAAATAAAAAATATTCCAAAACTTCGCAACTTTCCCAAGCTCAAAAAATATTATTGTTAGAAGAAACAAACCACATTGATCATTTTTTAAGAACCTTAATTAAATTACAACAAGACCTCAAAAAAAGCGATCAAAAAAAATCTTTGGTAGAAATTGCCTTTTTGCAAATATGCTCTTTACATTCTTTTCAATTTCAAGCTGATTTACAAGAATTCCAACAATTTGTAACAAATAAAACAAAAATTTCCAATAATAATCAAGCATTGCTTGAATTAGATGAAACAAATGCCGAAGAGCATTATGAACCAACAAAACCCATCCAAAAAAAACTAGAAAACCCCCCTTTTTACAAAACAGAAGAAATTAAATCAATTCAATTTACTCCAATAGCAAACAAAAAAACACCAAAAATAGAAAAAATAGAATATCTTCATTCAACCCTAAAAGATTTACAACCTCAAAATAATTCTACTATCTCTGAATTGACTCAACAAAATAACTTGCCTTCCCAAAACTCATTAGGAACCAAATCACCAACAAAAACACACCCTTATTTTTGCAATTCATCTCTTTTTGATTTAATATCATTTGCAATTAATATTTTATCTAATCAAGACAAACCAACCAAAAACACAATAACAAATTTTTGGAAAAATTTAAAAAATCATTATTCTGCTCACAGTTATTATAAAAGTGTAGCCGAAATTTTGGATAGAGGAACAATAGTTGCTTTGAGCCAAACCCAACAAATTATTTTAGTTTTCGAAGATGAAGATGTCTTTGAACTTGTTTTACAAAAAAACATCAAACAAAAAGCTTTAGAAATTTTGAATAATGAAACTTTTGCAATTACAGAATACATTGCTTTTTTAAAACAAGATTGGCAAGCCTTAGAAATTTTTTACAACAAAAACTATCCTCATACAAACCCATCATTAATTGCACAATTCACAGCTACTTGCAATTTTGATCTTGACTTGTATCGAATCAAAACGACTAAATCAAGCAAACCTGCTATTATTCAACTAGCTTATGATTTTTTTGGCAAAGATATAGTAGAAATAATTAACTAGGAGCAAAAAATTATGAAAAGACAATCTAATATGTTTGAAAAATTAAAAAAAATGCAAGAAGCAATTGAAAACGCTCAACAACAATTGGAATTACAAGAATTTATTGGCAAAGCAGGGGATGTAGAAATTGTTTTACAAGGCACCAAACAAGTCGTAGATGTTATTATTTCTCAAATTCACAATAAGGCAATTCTCCAAGAAAGCGTTTTGTTAGCTTTTAATGCTGCTTTGAAAAAATTAGAAAGAAAATCTAAAGAACTCATGCAAAAAGCATCTGGAGATTTGATAGAATTCTAAGTTTTTTTTTGTCCCCTATATTTTTCTTTTTTATTTTATCGCTTATCATATTATTACATTAAAAGGAGGCATTTTATGAAAAAAACCAAAACTCCAAAATCACTTTTGGAAACGGCTTATGACATTATGAAAAAACATCAAAATCCTGTTTCGGTCTATGATTTATTAAAACAAACATTGCAAAAACATCAAATCTCAAACAACAATCCCAATTTAGCTAATCAACTTTATTTAGACATCACTTTGAGTGGGAAATTTGTTTTTTGCGAAAACAATCAATTAATTATTAAAGAAAATAATAATTTTTTTTGGGATAAAGATTTTTTTGAAAAAACTAAAACTTCAAACGACGAGCCTCTAGACGAAGATACCAATTTACAAGAATTAGATTTTGAGGATTTCCTTTCTGACAAAGACACTAACCAAACTGACCCTCTAAAAGATGTTTTGCTTGATTTAGAAGGCGAACCTTCAGAAGAACAAAACAAAGATGATGACAAAATTGAAGATGATATTATTTTAGAAGATAAAGATGATTACGAAGATCCATTAGAAGAAGAATACGAACATCTTTATGAAAAATAATTATTACTTTATAATTCGCATTTACAAACAACCAATCAATAATTATCAAGTTTTTTCTTTTCAATGATATCCTTTATTCTTGATGGATAAGGGATTCTTACTTTTTTATTCACCCAAACTCTAAATAACTAAAAATGGTTTAATAAAAAACATTAGTAAAACGAGGTTAAATAATATGTTTTTAGGTTTTTACAATTATACAACTTATTTAACTCATCTAAATTTAATGAGTGGTTTTTTTGGCATTGGCTTTGGTGCTTGCGGTAAATACACCTCTGCTTTAATTTGCCTATTAATATCAGGCGTTTGTGATATGTTCGATGGTGTTGTAAGTCGAACCAAAAAAAATCGCAGTCTCACAGAAAAAAGCTATGGCATTCAAATTGACTCTTTAGCTGATATAATAAGCTTTGGTGTCCTTCCTATTTTTATTAACTATTCTTTGAGTTTCAAAGATAAAACTTCAACATTAAATAAAGAAGGTTGGTTATTTGCGCTTGTTTGGATAGTTTGGGGTTTTTATCTTTTGGCAGCCTTAATTAGACTTGCTTATTATAACGTTTTAGCTGAAATCCAAAAATACAACTCCCAAAGCCCTTCTTATTTTACAGGTTTGCCTGTAACTGCAGCTGCTATTTTATTTCCTTTTTTATTTTTAGCTAAGTTTATTTGCAAAACTTGGTATTTCAAAAGTTTAGGTTTTATCGAACAAAGACTTACTTTTTTTTGGATTCATTTTGCCTGCATGTTGCTTTTAACTTTTTTATTTCTTTGTAAAAAAATCCATTTCCCCAAGCCAAAAGCCAAAACTACAATAACAATTATTTTATTATTAGCGCTAAATTTTATCCTATTTATGTTGTTTAAAATCTTATTAAAATATTTGTTGCCAATATCAACCACAAAGTGAGTAATTTAAAATATGAAAATAGTTAATTTAGAAGGCAAAATTATTTGTCAAGACCCAGCAAGTCGCCTACAAAAAACTTTATATACAAACTTAGAAAAAAACTTTTGGAAAAGACTCCTTCTCAAAATTTTGATCACTAAACCTATTTCTTGGTTAGTTAATTTGTATTTTTATTCTCCTTGGTCACGCCAATATGCTTTGAAAATCATTGAAAAACACCAAATTGATTTAAACTTATTTGAAAAACAAAAAATTAGTTCTTATAATGATTTTTTTACAAGAAAATACAAAGAACTTGCCATTCCTCAAGACAACTTTGCTTTTATCAGTCCTTGTGAATCCAAATTAAGCATTTATCCTATCGCCAAAAAAGCACTCTACTGCATTAAAGAAACCAATTACAGCTTAGTTGATTTATTGCAAAACCCCACATTAGCTCAAGAATACGAAGAAGGTTATTTGCTTATTTTCCGCCTAGAACCTCATGATTATCACCGTTATCTTTTTGTAGATGAAGGTTTTTTTCAAATGCCTCCTTGTAAAATCAAAGGAAAATTACATACAGTAAACCCAATTGCCTTTGAAAGTTTTGATGTATTTAAAACCAACACCCGCGAATATAGCATTTTACAAACTAAAAATTTTGGTAAAATAGTTCAAATAGAAGTAGGAGCCACATTGGTAGGAAAAATCGAAAATTATCCTTTGCAAACGTTTTCAAAAGGTCAAGAAAAAGGCTATTTTGATACAGGCGGATCTACCATTATTATCTTAGTTAAAAAAAATATAGTTGCATTTGATCATCGCATTTTAGAACACACTCAAAAAAGATGCGAAACTCAAATCCCTATTTTAACTGTTATTGGTAAAAAAATAACTCCTACAAAAACCCATCAAATAACTTATAAATCTTCCGCCTCTGAAAATATTGCTACCCAACCAAAATCATATCAAAATTCCAATTGTACCACACAAGCCAATCATAAAGAAAGCGAAGTACAAACACTTGAATAATAAAGATTTAAAAACTAAATTTATTTTTATTACTGGAGGAGTTGTTTCAAGCCTAGGAAAAGGCATAACTGCTGCTTCTATTGGTCAAATTTTAAAAAATAGAGGTCTTAAAGTAAGTATTCAAAAACTAGATCCTTATATTAATGTTGATCCTGGAACAATGAGCCCTTATCAACACGGTGAGGTCTTTGTCACTGATGATGGTGCTGAAACTGATCTTGATTTGGGTCATTACGAAAGATTTTTAG is a window encoding:
- the dnaX gene encoding DNA polymerase III subunit gamma/tau, with amino-acid sequence MSYLVLYRKYRPQTFADVVGQEIIIQTLKNAIRYQKINHCYLFSGNKGTGKTTLAKIFAKAINCLSPIQGEAFCSCHFCQNFAKANTDITEIDGASYNGVDEIRELQDKAQYKAHAGKYKVYIIDEVHVLTPNAFNALLKILEEPPEHVVFILITTEIYKIPDTIFSRSQSFAFENLNLKNITAQLTKIAALENMFITEDAIKSIAYHSEGGMRNALSLLDQVSAYQNNLITSEDVANIKGTVSASVIKKLFQNLLKKEATKTLQLLHKSIDSGKNIDILILDLIDAIKDYLICNAKNKKYSKTSQLSQAQKILLLEETNHIDHFLRTLIKLQQDLKKSDQKKSLVEIAFLQICSLHSFQFQADLQEFQQFVTNKTKISNNNQALLELDETNAEEHYEPTKPIQKKLENPPFYKTEEIKSIQFTPIANKKTPKIEKIEYLHSTLKDLQPQNNSTISELTQQNNLPSQNSLGTKSPTKTHPYFCNSSLFDLISFAINILSNQDKPTKNTITNFWKNLKNHYSAHSYYKSVAEILDRGTIVALSQTQQIILVFEDEDVFELVLQKNIKQKALEILNNETFAITEYIAFLKQDWQALEIFYNKNYPHTNPSLIAQFTATCNFDLDLYRIKTTKSSKPAIIQLAYDFFGKDIVEIIN
- a CDS encoding YbaB/EbfC family nucleoid-associated protein, with protein sequence MKRQSNMFEKLKKMQEAIENAQQQLELQEFIGKAGDVEIVLQGTKQVVDVIISQIHNKAILQESVLLAFNAALKKLERKSKELMQKASGDLIEF
- the rpoE gene encoding DNA-directed RNA polymerase subunit delta — its product is MKKTKTPKSLLETAYDIMKKHQNPVSVYDLLKQTLQKHQISNNNPNLANQLYLDITLSGKFVFCENNQLIIKENNNFFWDKDFFEKTKTSNDEPLDEDTNLQELDFEDFLSDKDTNQTDPLKDVLLDLEGEPSEEQNKDDDKIEDDIILEDKDDYEDPLEEEYEHLYEK
- a CDS encoding CDP-alcohol phosphatidyltransferase family protein → MFLGFYNYTTYLTHLNLMSGFFGIGFGACGKYTSALICLLISGVCDMFDGVVSRTKKNRSLTEKSYGIQIDSLADIISFGVLPIFINYSLSFKDKTSTLNKEGWLFALVWIVWGFYLLAALIRLAYYNVLAEIQKYNSQSPSYFTGLPVTAAAILFPFLFLAKFICKTWYFKSLGFIEQRLTFFWIHFACMLLLTFLFLCKKIHFPKPKAKTTITIILLLALNFILFMLFKILLKYLLPISTTK
- a CDS encoding phosphatidylserine decarboxylase, which produces MKIVNLEGKIICQDPASRLQKTLYTNLEKNFWKRLLLKILITKPISWLVNLYFYSPWSRQYALKIIEKHQIDLNLFEKQKISSYNDFFTRKYKELAIPQDNFAFISPCESKLSIYPIAKKALYCIKETNYSLVDLLQNPTLAQEYEEGYLLIFRLEPHDYHRYLFVDEGFFQMPPCKIKGKLHTVNPIAFESFDVFKTNTREYSILQTKNFGKIVQIEVGATLVGKIENYPLQTFSKGQEKGYFDTGGSTIIILVKKNIVAFDHRILEHTQKRCETQIPILTVIGKKITPTKTHQITYKSSASENIATQPKSYQNSNCTTQANHKESEVQTLE